The Acyrthosiphon pisum isolate AL4f unplaced genomic scaffold, pea_aphid_22Mar2018_4r6ur Scaffold_21378;HRSCAF=23822, whole genome shotgun sequence DNA window aattgtttgtAAACGGCTCAAaatgtgtcaaaatattttcaaaatattatcgtatatagaaaataagaatataaacatacagtgaaattttcatgcatCTACAGTTatacgtttttgaattacaacaaaataagaaaatcgctacatgagaaatcgagtgaatatccaatgttgtaaaaataagaatttcaaacgctcataaaaatttattttgacttgctttttgacattttttttttttttggtaaaggtagaataaCTTTTGAAAAATCTTCATTTCTATTGAATCAAGATTGAAAATCTTGCCTATTATTCCATCACCCATGATTGGAAATACATTGCTAACAACGTAAAATTCTGTTTCAAatgctttattatttataattaaatctatttCAGTTTTCcctattgtaaaaacaattttttcattaataccttttaaataaattttttccttTTCATTAATTTCAGTATCCCCTTTTaaagcattaattttaataatatttaaatctgcaCCTGTgtcaactaataatttaatttgatctttgttaaaacttaaatgtactttaatgtaatatgattatcgaTTAATCGAGTTGTGATGTGGAAAATTCATTTTGTGGGTCTTGTACTATTTCTTGAACCAACCTCACACCCACTTGAGGCTGTCCTCTgaagttttttgaattatttttttcatttttctgttTCGTAAAACAACTTGAAATCTGATGACCTACTTTATTACAATAACTGCAATGTAAATTCTGATTAGTATTATTTCTATTACTGTTGCCGTTGTTAACATTACGCGCTCCATTATTTCGATTATCATTTGCGTTTCCGCTCGATCGACCGTTCGGACGACCGACCGATTGCCAGCAATCTTTTGCGATATGACCAGCCTTCCCGCATGTGTAACATCCGGTGTCACTTCTATTCTGATTATTAGTTTGCTGATAANNNNNNNNNNNNNNNNNNNNNNNNNNNNNNNNNNNNNNNNNNNNNNNNNNNNNNNNNNNNNNNNNNNNNNNNNNNNNNNNNNNNNNNNNNNNNNNNNNNNNNNNNNNNNNNNNNNNNNNNNNNNNNNNNNNNNNNNNNNNNNNNNNNNNNNNNNNNNNNNNNNNNNNNNNNNNNNNNNNNNNNNNNNNNNNNNNNNNNNNNNNNNNNNNNNNNNNNNNNNNNNNNNNNNNNNNNNNNNNNNNNNNNNNNNNNNNNNNNNNNNNNNNNNNNNNNNNNNNNNNNNNNNNNNNNNNNNNNNNNNNNNNNNNNNNNNNNNNNNNNNNNNNNNNNNNNNNNNNNNNNNNNNNNNNNNNNNNNNNNNNNNNNNNNNNNNNNNNNNNNNNNNNNNNNNNNNNNNNNNNNNNNNNNNNNNNNNNNNNNNNNNNNNNNNNNNNNNNNNNNNNNNNNNNNNNNNNNNNNNNNNNNNNNNNNNNNNNNNNNNNNNNNNNNNNNNNNNNNNNNNNNNNNNNNNNNNNNNNNNNNNNNNNNNNNNNNNNNNNNNNNNNNNNNNNNNNNNNNNNNNNNNNNNNNNNNNNNNNNNNNNNNNNNNNNNNNNNNNNNNNNNNNNNNNNNNNNNNNNNNNNNNNNNNNNNNNNNNNNNNNNNNNNNNNNNNNNNNNNNNNNNNNNNNNNNNNNNNNNNNNNNNNNNNNNNNNNNNNNNNNNNNNNNNNNNNNNNNNNNNNNNNNNNNNNNNNNNNNNNNNNNNNNNNNNNNNNNNNNNNNNNNNNNNNNNNNNNNNNNNNNNNNNNNNNNNNNNNNNNNNNNNNNNNNNNNNNNNNNNNNNNNNNNNNNNNNNNNNNNNNNNNNNNNNNNNNNNNNNNNNNNNNNNNNNNNNNNNNNNNNNNNNNNNNNNNNNNNNNNNNNNNNNNNNNNNNNNNNNNNNNNNNNNNNNNNNNNNNNNNNNNNNNNNNNNNNNNNNNNNNNNNNNNNNNNNNNNNNNNNNNNNNNNNNNNNNNNNNNNNNNNNNNNNNNNNNNNNNNNNNNNNNNNNNNNNNNNNNNNNNNNNNNNNNNNNNNNNNNNNNNNNNNNNNNNNNNNNNNNNNNNNNNNNNNNNNNNNNNNNNNNNNNNNNNNNNNNNNNNNNNNNNNNNNNNNNNNNNNNNNNNNNNNNNNNNNNNNNNNNNNNNNNNNNNNNNNNNNNNNNNNNNNNNNNNNNNNNNNNNNNNNNNNNNNNNNNNNNNNNNNNNNNNNNNNNNNNNNNNNNNNNNNNNNNNNNNNNNNNNNNNNNNNNNNNNNNNNNNNNNNNNNNNNNNNNNNNNNNNNNNNNNNNNNNNNNNNNNNNNNNNNNNNNNNNNNNNNNNNNNNNNNNNNNNNNNNNNNNNNNNNNNNNNNNNNNNNNNNNNNNNNNNNNNNNNNNNNNNNNNNNNNNNNNNNNNNNNNNNNNNNNNNNNNNNNNNNNNNNNNNNNNNNNNNNNNNNNNNNNNNNNNNNNNNNNNNNNNNNNNNNNNNNNNNNNNNNNNNNNNNNNNNNNNNNNNNNNNNNNNNNNNNNNNNNNNNNNNNNNNNNNNNNNNNNNNNNNNNNNNNNNNNNNNNNNNNNNNNNNNNNNNNNNNNNNNNNNNNNNNNNNNNNNNNNNNNNNNNNNNNNNNNNNNNNNNNNNNNNNNNNNNNNNNNNNNNNNNNNNNNNNNNNNNNNNNNNNNNNNNNNNNNNNNNNNNNNNNNNNNNNNNNNNNNNNNNNNNNNNNNNNNNNNNNNNNNNNNNNNNNNNNNNNNNNNNNNNNNNNNNNNNNNNNNNNNNNNNNNNNNNNNNNNNNNNNNNNNNNNNNNNNNNNNNNNNNNNNNNNNNNNNNNNNNNNNNNNNNNNNNNNNNNNNNNNNNNNNNNNNNNNNNNNNNNNNNNNNNNNNNNNNNNNNNNNNNNNNNNNNNNNNNNNNNNNNNNNNNNNNNNNNNNNNNNNNNNNNNNNNNNNNNNNNNNNNNNNNNNNNNNNNNNNNNNNNNNNNNNNNNNNNNNNNNNNNNNNNNNNNNNNNNNNNNNNNNNNNNNNNNNNNNNNNNNNNNNNNNNNNNNNNNNNNNNNNNNNNNNNNNNNNNNNNAaataaaaatcaagttttttGTAAAAAGTGCAAATGTGCTGTTGGTTATAGTGGAAATACGACTAATCTCAAATCACATTTTCAGCAATGTACAAGTACAAAACCAAGTACGTCTAACACTTTAATTCCATATTTTAAGCAAACTCcatcaaaattatcaaacaaaacTAAACGAGCTAAGGAACTAACAAAAAGCCTAGtgaaatttgttattaaagATTTAAGACCTCTGAGTATTATAGAAGGGGAAGGTTTTCTTGAATTTATGGAAATAACCGTACCTGAGTATTCTGTTCCTTgtaaacaaacaataacaaGACTTGTTGAACAGACTGCACTAAATGAaagagaaaatttaaaatgtttcttaaaaaatatttcacatgtTTGTATAACAATTGATTTTTGGACGTCACTGGCAAATCATAGTTATTTAGGTGTAACTTGTCATTATTTAGAAAAGTGGTGTTTACGTACACGCATTTTAAAAACAGTAGAAGTTCCTGAGTCCCATACTTCAATAAATAtagtcaaaaatttaaaatctattctTAAATTTTGgaacattgaaaataaagttaGTGCTGTTGTATGTGATAATGCTGCGAATATGGTCAAAGCTATAAATTCCATGgataaaacatatttagttAGATGTACTGCTCACTCTAAACAGTTATCTATAAATGCAGGGCTCCAAAATGATAtggtaaaagaaataattaataaactgagAAAAATAGttggaaattttaatagaagtgCCTCTGCACAAAATGAACTTGAAAATGAACAAGAAAAGTGTggcgaaaaaaaacataaactagTTCAAGACTGCGTTACTCGTTGGAATTCGACATGTGACATGATTGATAGtgtcttaaaatgtaaaaattcaattaataatattatttctaaaaacaaaaaaatagataaatggtTTATATCTTctgttgaatttaaaaatatgaaagatTTATTGAAATTACTTGAACCGtttaaaattgttacaaaaGTATTAGGTGGAGAAAACTACACAACCGCGTCAATAGCACACCGATTGATTAAAAGTCTTTTAAATACGTTAAAAGTTAGTGAAATAGAcactaattttttaactacggtaaaaaaactaattttagatGACTTAAAATATCGAAGAGAAATGATGGGTTTAATATTAGCAAAATCATCAGCATTAGACCCTAGATTTCGAGAGTTAAAATTTCTATCTGAAGAAGAAAAAGTAACTGNNNNNNNNNNNNNNNNNNNNNNNNNNNNNNNNNNNNNNNNNNNNNNNNNNAATTTGATctttgttaaaacttaaatgtactttaatgtaatatgattatcgaTTAATCGAGTTGTGATGTGGAAAATTCATTTTGTGGGTCTTGTACTATTTCTTGAACCAACCTCACACCCACTTGAGGCTGTCCTCTgaagttttttgaattatttttttcatttttctgttTCGTAAAACAACTTGAAATCTGATGACCTACTTTATTACAATAACTGCAATGTAAATTCTGATTAGTATTATTTCTATTACTGTTGCCGTTGTTAACATTACGCGCTCCATTATTTCGATTATCATTTGCGTTTCCGCTCGATCGACCGTTCGGACGACCGACCGATTGCCAGCAATCTTTTGCGATATGACCAGCCTTCCCGCATGTGTAACATCCGGTGTCACTTCTATTCTGATTATTAGTTTGctgataattattaccattattaaagTTTTGTCTATAACCGTTGTTATTATATCCATttcgattattaaaattactgtatccgccgcgattattattataattattatttcctccGCGACTAATATTTCTGTAcccgttattataattattacgattattaaaattattatttctataatttataatttggagTTGTATTCTAACTCTTCAtccatagttattttaaaacaaagttcaaaTGTTTCCGGATTCCTACTTTTTATTACTGTATATAAGTGATGTGGTAATCCtgtcataaatataatcatagccTGCTTTTTAGTTTGGTTTTTAACTATCTGTGCCTCTGCTTTTTGTAAACCTACAGTGCTAGCTGcacataatttgtaatatagttCTTCGATCCTAGCTGCAAATTTCGCTACACTTTCCCCCTCGGCCATACGTGCTGTATTTAATGCCATAGATAGAGCTCTTTCCGAAACTTTTGGTTCGAATGATCCCTCTAATATCGATTTTATTGCCGCCCATGTTTCTAAATTACGGTATTTTGTTACTTCTAAAGCGTTTCCagttaattttgaatgtattatttttaataatatcggtTTTTCCGCCTCCGTAATATCTTTAAGCGCGATTTCACAAGTGTTTATAAACTCCGCTACGTCTTTTTTGCCTGTGCAAATTGGTATCATAGATATCGCTTTATTAAGatccatttttattattcgttttttcgCTATTTGTTCTAATTGGATATGTACCACCCCTGGATCCGATCTAGAACCTGATCTACCTGGTAATTTATTTCCCTCTATTTTTTGTGGAGTTAGAATTTTACCTAACCCTTCCGTTTGACtagtagttcttaaaaaattcttCCTAACAACGGCTATACTACTGTCTCTTTTCTCAGTATTTTCTACAAATTCCTcttttatcaaactttttactactactgattcacttttatttttatttatccaaatttttatttaccacttGTTTCACTGAGCTCTCTTCAATATCTGAGCTATCTGATTCCGTATTCATAAGTACCCTTATAGTCATTAACATTATTAGCTTTactcttatttaattttttttttattaaaaaNNNNNNNNNNNNNNNNNNNNNNNNNNNNNNNNNNNNNNNNNNNNNNNNNNNNNNNNNNNNNNNNNNNNNNNNNNNNNNNNNNNNNNNNNNNNNNNNNNNNNNNNNNNNNNNNNNNNNNNNNNNNNNNNNNNNNNNNNNNNNNNNNNNNNNNNNNNNNNNNNNNNNNNNNNNNNNNNNNNNNNNNNNNNNNNNNNNNNNNNNNNNNNNNNNNNNNNNNNNNNNNNNNNNNNNNNNNNNNNNNNNNNNNNNNNNNNNNNNNNNNNNNNNNNNNNNNNNNNNNNNNNNNNNNNNNNNNNNNNNNNNNNNNNNNNNNNNNNNNNNNNNNNNNNNNNNNNNNNNNNNNNNNNNNNNNNNNNNNNNNNNNNNNNNNNNNNNNNNNNNNNNNNNNNNNNNNNNNNNNNNNNNNNNNNNNNNNNNNNNNNNNNNNNNNNNNNNNNNNNNNNNNNNNNNNNNNNNNNNNNNNNNNNNNNNNNNNNNNNNNNNNNNNNNNNNNNNNNNNNNNNNNNNNNNNNNNNNNNNNNNNNNNNNNNNNNNNNNNNNNNNNNNNNNNNNNNNNNNNNNNNNNNNNNNNNNNNNNNNNNNNNNNNNNNNNNNNNNNNNNNNNNNNNNNNNNNNNNNNNNNNNNNNNNNNNNNNNNNNNNNNNNNNNNNNNNNNNNNNNNNNNNNNNNNNNNNNNNNNNNNNNNNNNNNNNNNNNNNNNNNNNNNNNNNNNNNNNNNNNNNNNNNNNNNNNNNNNNNNNNNNNNNNNNNNNNNNNNNNNNNNNNNNNNNNNNNNNNNNNNNNNNNNNNNNNNNNNNNNNNNNNNNNNNNNNNNNNNNNNNNNNNNNNNNNNNNNNNNNNNNNNNNNNNNNNNNNNNNNNNNNNNNNNNNNNNNNNNNNNNNNNNNNNNNNNNNNNNNNNNNNNNNNNNNNNNNNNNNNNNNNNNNNNNNNNNNNNNNNNNNNNNNNNNNNNNNNNNNNNNNNNNNNNNNNNNNNNNNNNNNNNNNNNNNNNNNNNNNNNNNNNNNNNNNNNNNNNNNNNNNNNNNNNNNNNNNNNNNNNNNNNNNNNNNNNNNNNNNNNNNNNNNNNNNNNNNNNNNNNNNNNNNNNNNNNNNNNNNNNNNNNNNNNNNNNNNNNNNNNNNNNNNNNNNNNNNNNNNNNNNNNNNNNNNNNNNNNNNNNNNNNNNNNNNNNNNNNNNNNNNNNNNNNNNNNNNNNNNNNNNNNNNNNNNNNNNNNNNNNNNNNNNNNNNNNNNNNNNNNNNNNNNNNNNNNNNNNNNNNNNNNNNNNNNNNNNNNNNNNNNNNNNNNNNNNNNNNNNNNNNNNNNNNNNNNNNNNNNNNNNNNNNNNNNNNNNNNNNNNNNNNNNNNNNNNNNNNNNNNNNNNNNNNNNNNNNNNNNNNNNNNNNNNNNNNNNNNNNNNNNNNNNNNNNNNNNNNNNNTGTAATGTGATAATGCTGCGAATATGGTCAAAGCTATAAATTCCATGgataaaacatatttagttAGATGTACTGCTCACTCTAAACAGTTATCTATAAATGCAGGGCTCCAAAATGATAtggtaaaagaaataattaataaactgagAAAAATAGttggaaattttaatagaagtgCCTCTGCACAAAATGAACTTGAAAATGAACAAGAAAAGTGTggcgaaaaaaaacataaactagTTCAAGACTGCGTTACTCGTTGGAATTCGACATGTGACATGATTGATAGtgtcttaaaatgtaaaaattcaattaataatattatttctaaaaacaaaaaaatagataaatggtTTATATCTTctgttgaatttaaaaatatgaaagatTTATTGAAATTACTTGAACCGtttaaaattgttacaaaaGTATTAGGTGGAGAAAACTACACAACCGCGTCAATAGCACACCGATTGATTAAAAGTCTTTTAAATACGTTAAAAGTTAGTGAAATAGAcactaattttttaactacggtaaaaaaactaattttagatGACTTAAAATATCGAAGAGAAATGATGGGTTTAATATTAGCAAAATCATCAGCATTAGACCCTAGATTTCGAGAGTTAAAATTTCTATCTGAAGAAGAAAAAGTAACTGTTTggaaacaaattgaaaatgagCTGAAAGAATTAATTACTGATCCAGAAATAGAAAATGAAGAAGATCTAATCTCTGAATCAATATTAGAAAATGAAGAACATTTTGAAACACACTCTCCTCCTCGTAAGAAATTACGATCATTAATGATAGATAGCGATGATGATGACGAAGACGATTATTCGGTAACTCAAAGTCCTACGATGAAACAACttgaagaatataaaaatttgaaaatcaaagttCCCTACGATCAAGATCCTTTAAATTGGTGGAAAGAAAACGAATCTAAATACTCAGCTGTATCATTACTAGccaaaaaatacttaagtataGTGGCCACTGGTGTTCCCTGTGAACGGTTATTTAGCGAAGCTGGAACAATCATTTCCAAGAAAAGAAATAGATTATCTCCTGAACGACTCAATCAActgttatttttgaattcatatttcaaaTCGAACTCAAGTTCTGAAACATTGATGGAAAAACTGCTCGAAGAagacattttttgattaaatacattGGATACTTTTcagtttatacaaaataatatataattgttaattaataattaatttacattcataatataatattaaaacaatatgtattctatacttttaatatactttcaaattttcaatacactcataatataatatgcattctatacttttaatgttttaaatttttaatatgcttcgatattgaaaattatatcgttggccaacactaataattatatatacttattctaggctagccttacaattactttttttctcaaatttgacgtcaactatttcaattcaaaacaaaatctattttcatcaatatatcaacttatttctctttcaacaattatttatcatttaattcttttatttcaattcaattacctttatttcaattcaatatttattcatcaattattcacttcaactcaaaaactattcatcaattatttcaatatatttattcaattgctacgcgcgtgcatcaatttttagattAGACTATACCACTGTCGATCa harbors:
- the LOC103309549 gene encoding zinc finger BED domain-containing protein 1-like encodes the protein MVKAINSMDKTYLVRCTAHSKQLSINAGLQNDMVKEIINKLRKIVGNFNRSASAQNELENEQEKCGEKKHKLVQDCVTRWNSTCDMIDSVLKYLLKLLEPFKIVTKVLGGENYTTASIAHRLIKSLLNTLKVSEIDTNFLTTVKKLILDDLKYRREMMGLILAKSSALDPRFRELKFLSEEEKVTVWKQIENELKELITDPEIENEEDLISESILENEEHFETHSPPRKKLRSLMIDSDDDDEDDYSVTQSPTMKQLEEYKNLKIKVPYDQDPLNWWKENESKYSAVSLLAKKYLSIVATGVPCERLFSEAGTIISKKRNRLSPERLNQLLFLNSYFKSNSSSETLMEKLLEEDIF